GCCATGCCAACAGCCGAATAAACCATGGAGAATTTTGTGTGGGGTGCTGCTGCATGAAACGGGGAACGCTACAACGAATCGTTGCTGGCTTTTTTCAGAAATTCTTTTTCTTCATCCGTAAGCGAATGATAGCCCTGCACACTGATTTTATCGAGCAGTTCATCTACCCGCTGCTGTGTCAGTTTTGGTGTAGCTTTAAAAGGAGCAGGGCCTTGTTTGTAATGCAGTTTTTCTTTTTGCTTGCGTTGCTGGTCTTCCTTTTTTGGGTCGAACATGTGGAAGAACCAGTGATACAATTGATGCATCCATTCGCCCCAGTCGGCACCACGTTGCACGGCCTTCATATACAGCAAGCCAATAAAGCCGCCGGCCAAATGTGCCACCGCAGTACCGGCACCAATGCTGGCAATGAGTGCATAATCTATCAACACAAAAATGAGGGTGAGCACCCACAAAGGTATGCCACCCATGAGCAACGGAAAGATGCGGTAGTTGGGTGCTAAAGCAGTGGTAGCCACCGCTACAGCCATCAGCCCGGCACCGGCCCCTTCCATGGGGCGGATGACGTTGATTTGCTGCTGCAGTACAGGGAAAATATTGACCGTAACCAAAAAGAAAAATGCACCCACTAAACCACCATACATGAAAATGGGTGCCAGATGTCGGTTACCCATCAGGTCTTGCAGTATGTAGCCAAAAGCCCATAGCCACAGCATATTGCTGATGAGCTGCCACACCTCGCTATGGGTAAACATGTAGGTAAAAATGGTCCAGGGGCGGCTGAGCAAAACGCTGGGCTCAGCAGGCAGGGTCAGCCAGTTGAGTACCTGCTTAATGAAAAAGTTTTCAGGAATGCCGCTGAGGTAATACCCAATTTGCAA
The Phnomibacter ginsenosidimutans genome window above contains:
- a CDS encoding rhomboid family intramembrane serine protease; the protein is MGTYPGQKKRTILLGAENNALVGLVAVSTIMFVIVTFLQIGYYLSGIPENFFIKQVLNWLTLPAEPSVLLSRPWTIFTYMFTHSEVWQLISNMLWLWAFGYILQDLMGNRHLAPIFMYGGLVGAFFFLVTVNIFPVLQQQINVIRPMEGAGAGLMAVAVATTALAPNYRIFPLLMGGIPLWVLTLIFVLIDYALIASIGAGTAVAHLAGGFIGLLYMKAVQRGADWGEWMHQLYHWFFHMFDPKKEDQQRKQKEKLHYKQGPAPFKATPKLTQQRVDELLDKISVQGYHSLTDEEKEFLKKASNDSL